The Bacillus sp. Y1 genome has a window encoding:
- a CDS encoding zinc-binding dehydrogenase — protein sequence MKSLVKLEPGFGHLELIDVEEPTVGEDQVKILVKYAGVCGTDLHTYEGKYKVNAPVTLGHEFSGEVVEVGLNVKDIQVGDRVTSETTFTICGKCKYCQSKNYNLCSDRKGLGTQQDGGFAKYVIARKESVHKLPENVSYLSASLTEPLACSHHAIEKGRIQPGEVVVVLGPGPIGLLTAQIAKHKGATVVITGLEKDEHRLVKAAELGIDHIVNIQEKDVKQIVNEITEGYGADVVLECTGAPPALSMGLDLLRKKGRYVQVGIFATPEIVVDFEKIIQKEIEVIGCRSQNPFDWEPSLQLMNESRVKADALVTHQFTISEWQKAYETIKSGEAIKVVLTPVE from the coding sequence ATGAAATCACTTGTGAAATTAGAACCAGGCTTCGGACACCTAGAATTAATAGACGTTGAGGAGCCAACGGTTGGCGAAGATCAGGTAAAAATACTTGTAAAATATGCTGGAGTTTGTGGTACTGACCTTCATACCTATGAGGGTAAATACAAAGTGAATGCACCAGTCACTCTAGGGCATGAGTTTTCTGGAGAAGTAGTAGAGGTTGGTTTGAATGTTAAAGACATTCAAGTTGGAGATCGTGTGACTTCAGAGACGACCTTTACTATTTGTGGTAAATGTAAGTATTGTCAATCGAAGAATTATAATTTATGCAGTGATCGAAAGGGTTTAGGTACACAGCAAGATGGTGGATTTGCAAAATACGTAATTGCTAGGAAGGAAAGTGTTCATAAACTTCCTGAAAACGTTAGTTATTTATCAGCCTCATTAACTGAGCCCTTAGCATGTTCACATCATGCGATTGAAAAAGGTCGTATCCAACCAGGTGAAGTTGTTGTCGTATTAGGTCCTGGACCAATCGGACTTCTTACAGCTCAAATTGCAAAGCACAAAGGAGCAACAGTGGTAATTACAGGTTTAGAAAAAGATGAACACCGCTTAGTAAAAGCCGCTGAGCTTGGTATCGACCACATTGTTAATATTCAAGAAAAAGATGTAAAGCAAATTGTAAATGAAATAACAGAGGGCTATGGAGCTGATGTGGTTCTAGAGTGTACCGGTGCACCACCTGCCCTTTCCATGGGATTAGATTTGCTACGAAAGAAAGGGCGATACGTCCAAGTAGGTATCTTTGCTACCCCTGAAATAGTAGTTGACTTCGAAAAAATCATTCAGAAAGAAATTGAAGTTATTGGTTGTAGAAGCCAAAACCCATTTGACTGGGAGCCTTCACTCCAATTAATGAACGAATCACGCGTAAAAGCGGATGCACTAGTGACCCATCAATTCACGATTTCGGAATGGCAAAAAGCGTATGAAACGATCAAAAGTGGCGAAGCAATTAAAGTAGTGTTAACACCTGTTGAATGA
- a CDS encoding PTS sugar transporter subunit IIA has translation MDTVCLEESLIMVDLDGTTNEEVLQNMARNLYEQGVVKESYIDAVIEREKTFPTGLPTLGCSVAIPHTDIEHVNRKAISVAVLKNEVDFGIMGEIGTVTPVKLVFMLAMDQQHAQLKLLQSLMQIFQNEETLKEISKEHSKDKIIDLLESKLNH, from the coding sequence ATGGACACCGTTTGTCTAGAAGAATCACTCATAATGGTAGACTTGGATGGAACAACAAACGAAGAAGTTCTTCAAAACATGGCTAGAAATTTATACGAACAAGGTGTCGTCAAAGAAAGCTATATCGATGCAGTGATCGAAAGAGAGAAGACTTTTCCAACAGGCCTGCCAACACTAGGATGTTCTGTCGCAATTCCACATACGGACATTGAGCATGTGAATAGAAAAGCCATTAGTGTGGCTGTTTTAAAAAACGAAGTGGATTTTGGAATTATGGGGGAAATCGGAACCGTTACTCCAGTGAAGCTTGTCTTTATGCTTGCAATGGATCAACAGCATGCGCAATTAAAATTACTTCAAAGCTTAATGCAAATCTTTCAAAATGAAGAAACATTAAAGGAAATATCAAAGGAACATAGTAAAGATAAAATCATTGATTTACTTGAAAGTAAATTAAATCATTAG
- a CDS encoding PTS galactitol transporter subunit IIC, whose protein sequence is MKDMVEALQAFLGLGPTVILPVAIFLLGMLFGQKPGKAFRSGLTIGVGFIGIFMVVDLLVNNLGPAANGMVERFGIELNVIDVGWPGAATISWASPIAAFIIPLGLVVNIIMLVTKTTKTMMVDIWNFWHFTFAGAVVYALSGSIVQALIAAVIFQIIILKIADWTAPMLENYFQLPGISIPTGSTASYAPIGIPLVWLIQKIPGIKNLHADPDTIQKRFGVFGEPIFMGLILGIGLGALAGYGAGDIIKVGMAMGGVMFLMPRMVKILMEGLLPVSEAARNFLSKKFGADNIYIGLDAAVAIGHPSVIATALILVPITVALAVILPGNNLLPFGDLATIPFIVAFIVGAARGNIIHSVIAGTVVIALSLYMATDLAPLHTQMAIDAHFDMPEGTNMISSIDQGGNLVNYVVYKLFALFN, encoded by the coding sequence ATGAAGGACATGGTTGAAGCTTTACAGGCATTTTTAGGACTAGGACCAACGGTAATTTTACCAGTAGCCATCTTTCTTCTAGGTATGCTTTTTGGTCAAAAGCCAGGGAAGGCGTTTCGTTCAGGTTTAACGATCGGCGTTGGATTTATCGGTATTTTCATGGTCGTAGATTTGCTAGTTAATAATCTTGGACCTGCCGCTAATGGGATGGTAGAGAGGTTTGGAATAGAATTAAATGTGATTGACGTTGGTTGGCCAGGTGCAGCAACTATATCATGGGCATCACCAATCGCAGCATTTATTATTCCTCTAGGGTTAGTCGTTAATATCATCATGCTTGTAACAAAAACGACGAAAACGATGATGGTAGATATTTGGAATTTCTGGCACTTCACATTTGCAGGTGCAGTAGTTTACGCATTATCAGGTAGTATCGTTCAAGCTTTAATTGCTGCAGTTATTTTCCAAATTATCATTCTTAAAATTGCTGACTGGACAGCGCCAATGCTAGAAAACTACTTTCAACTACCAGGAATTTCAATTCCAACAGGAAGTACAGCATCGTATGCACCAATTGGTATTCCGCTTGTTTGGTTAATTCAGAAAATTCCCGGAATAAAAAATCTTCACGCTGATCCAGATACCATTCAAAAAAGATTTGGTGTTTTCGGTGAACCAATTTTTATGGGGCTTATCTTAGGTATTGGGCTTGGTGCGCTGGCTGGTTATGGAGCTGGGGACATCATAAAGGTCGGAATGGCAATGGGTGGGGTAATGTTCCTTATGCCTAGAATGGTTAAAATTCTCATGGAAGGATTACTGCCAGTATCAGAAGCTGCTCGTAATTTCTTAAGTAAAAAGTTCGGTGCAGACAATATTTACATCGGATTAGACGCGGCTGTAGCCATCGGACATCCATCAGTCATAGCAACCGCTCTTATTCTTGTACCTATTACCGTTGCATTAGCAGTTATTTTACCTGGTAACAATCTATTACCATTCGGTGACTTGGCAACCATTCCATTTATCGTTGCATTTATTGTCGGTGCCGCAAGAGGGAATATTATCCACTCTGTTATCGCAGGTACTGTAGTTATCGCATTATCACTTTACATGGCAACAGATCTTGCTCCGCTTCACACCCAAATGGCAATTGATGCACACTTTGATATGCCTGAAGGAACCAACATGATCTCTAGTATCGACCAAGGCGGTAACCTAGTAAACTATGTTGTTTATAAGCTCTTTGCACTTTTTAATTAG
- a CDS encoding S41 family peptidase, translated as MNRKWVALLMTGSLLTGAGGTYGYLHYTGALAAESKVELHTESSDEGTPQAINLEELEKVEKAYELILTSYVESVDQEKLIEGAIQGMLTTLDDPYSVYMDKETAKQFSSTLESSFEGIGAEVGLVDGKIVIVSPFKDSPAEKAGLRPNDQILSVDGESLDGVDLYEATLKIRGKKGTKVKLEIARSGLSEPLVVNVKRDEIPQITVHSDVKKQNGKEIGYLEITTFSEETAKEFKKELKALEDKGIDGLLIDVRGNPGGLLSSVEEILKEFVSKEKPFVQIEKRDGEKMRYFSNLTKDKDYPVAVLIDKGSASASEILAGALQEAEGFQLIGETTFGKGTVQQAVPMGDGSNIKLTLFKWLTPDGNWIHKKGIEPDVKVVQSDLYHTHPLQITEALEKDMNNEQIKNAQQMLKALGLDPGREDGYFNDRTETSVMAFQRQHDLEMTGKIDSKTASALQSAVVEEMKKDSNDTQLQTGLRLLAK; from the coding sequence ATGAATCGAAAATGGGTCGCCTTGCTAATGACGGGGTCATTGCTGACAGGTGCTGGAGGAACATATGGATATTTGCATTATACTGGTGCTTTAGCGGCAGAGTCCAAGGTGGAGTTACATACCGAAAGCAGCGACGAGGGAACCCCTCAGGCTATTAATCTAGAAGAATTGGAAAAAGTCGAAAAAGCCTACGAGTTAATTTTAACTAGTTATGTAGAAAGTGTGGATCAAGAAAAGCTCATCGAGGGTGCAATTCAAGGGATGCTCACCACACTCGATGATCCGTACTCTGTGTACATGGATAAAGAAACGGCCAAGCAATTTAGCAGCACGCTAGAATCATCGTTTGAGGGGATTGGGGCAGAGGTAGGTCTAGTTGACGGGAAAATTGTCATCGTGTCACCATTTAAAGATTCGCCAGCCGAAAAAGCGGGCTTGCGTCCAAATGACCAAATACTATCGGTGGATGGAGAAAGCTTGGACGGAGTGGACCTATATGAAGCAACCCTCAAAATCCGCGGGAAAAAAGGAACAAAGGTGAAGCTGGAAATCGCCCGTAGTGGCTTATCCGAGCCTCTTGTTGTCAACGTGAAGCGCGATGAAATTCCACAAATCACGGTGCATAGTGATGTGAAAAAGCAGAATGGGAAGGAAATCGGTTATCTTGAGATCACCACTTTCTCAGAGGAAACCGCTAAAGAGTTTAAAAAGGAGTTAAAGGCGCTTGAAGATAAAGGCATCGATGGGTTACTGATTGATGTTCGAGGCAATCCAGGTGGGCTTTTATCAAGCGTGGAGGAAATCTTGAAAGAATTCGTGTCAAAGGAAAAACCATTCGTGCAAATCGAGAAACGTGATGGCGAAAAGATGCGCTATTTTTCAAACCTAACGAAGGATAAGGACTATCCTGTTGCGGTATTGATTGATAAAGGTAGTGCCTCTGCCTCTGAAATTCTTGCCGGTGCACTGCAGGAAGCGGAAGGATTCCAGCTCATTGGGGAAACCACGTTCGGAAAAGGAACCGTTCAGCAGGCGGTCCCGATGGGAGATGGCAGCAACATTAAGCTCACGCTGTTTAAGTGGTTAACACCTGACGGAAACTGGATTCACAAAAAGGGGATTGAACCTGATGTGAAGGTGGTTCAATCCGACCTATATCACACGCATCCGCTTCAGATTACCGAAGCGCTAGAGAAGGATATGAACAACGAGCAAATTAAAAATGCCCAGCAAATGCTGAAGGCACTTGGACTCGACCCGGGGCGTGAAGACGGGTATTTCAACGACCGTACCGAAACGTCGGTCATGGCCTTCCAACGTCAACACGATTTAGAGATGACGGGGAAAATTGACAGCAAAACAGCCAGTGCTCTCCAGAGTGCGGTGGTTGAAGAAATGAAGAAGGATAGCAATGACACGCAACTGCAGACTGGACTCCGGTTGTTGGCGAAATAA
- a CDS encoding BglG family transcription antiterminator, which translates to MDLDERSSQILHEILINPSIKNKDLEERFSLSRRQVGYSINKINDWLIATGLPEIKRTKSGLFLLNKVHFTTLLNENALDETDAYILSENERVNLLILMLLSRSEELSLYHFTSCLSVSRNTIINDLKNAQLQLDIFDLTIKYYRQYGYLIEGKEFNKRQLLINIIFKTIEMTNGKRWIEELTSIPLSEIDTFHERVEEVERKLNLKFTDEKIESMPYILILLLRRITQGKLIEPFHIHYYELSDTKEFQAAEELLQDLDQIPMEERLFITLHLLTTNVSSSERNADKTFPELYHSISLMLSLFEKNACVRLQEKDQLLNKILLHVKPAYYRIKYKLSITNPLENTVSNEFKELHHLVRKSMKPLEQLIGGNIPESESTYFTMLIGGWLSRQGDSLQKKIKALVVCPKGICVSRLLESTLRELFPEFVFIDALSVREFHVYTLDYDLVFTTTFLQTNRKQILVKTFLEREEKYRLRKQVMQELNGYTPSVMNVYHVIDIIEKHATIESREQLQKELESHFRLDHTPHLAKPMELPKRNLNELIVPETITLEKRMKSWQEALQICSRPLVESGSVTPSYVEEMLRLYDNEDPYIIIGNNIAIPHADPESGVNEVSMSLLRLEEPVQYNEYSVQIIITIAALDKHQHLRALMQLMKLASNQEDTMRLIESKSSDELLQVISKYSAV; encoded by the coding sequence ATGGATTTAGACGAGAGAAGCAGTCAAATACTTCATGAAATTCTTATTAATCCGAGTATAAAAAACAAGGATCTGGAAGAGCGGTTTTCTCTTAGCAGAAGACAGGTTGGTTATAGCATTAACAAAATTAACGATTGGTTAATAGCGACAGGTTTACCTGAGATCAAAAGAACAAAGTCTGGATTATTTCTTCTAAATAAGGTGCATTTTACAACTCTCCTGAATGAAAATGCCTTAGATGAAACAGATGCATACATTCTTTCTGAAAACGAAAGAGTAAATCTATTGATACTCATGCTATTAAGCAGAAGTGAAGAACTTTCACTTTACCATTTTACTTCGTGCCTTAGTGTAAGTCGTAATACTATAATTAACGATCTAAAAAATGCTCAACTCCAGCTTGATATCTTTGATTTAACAATTAAGTACTATAGGCAGTATGGCTACCTTATCGAAGGTAAGGAGTTTAATAAGCGACAGCTATTGATTAACATCATCTTTAAAACGATTGAAATGACGAATGGAAAAAGGTGGATTGAAGAGTTAACTTCCATTCCACTATCGGAGATTGATACCTTTCATGAACGTGTGGAAGAGGTTGAAAGAAAATTAAATCTAAAGTTTACTGATGAAAAAATCGAATCAATGCCCTACATACTCATATTACTTCTAAGACGCATTACTCAAGGGAAATTAATTGAACCTTTTCATATTCATTATTATGAGCTGTCTGATACGAAGGAATTTCAAGCAGCAGAAGAGCTTTTACAGGATTTAGATCAAATCCCGATGGAAGAAAGATTATTTATCACATTGCACCTTTTAACAACAAATGTATCCTCTTCTGAACGCAATGCAGACAAAACATTTCCTGAATTATATCACTCTATTAGTCTTATGCTCTCTCTATTTGAGAAAAATGCATGTGTGCGATTACAAGAAAAAGATCAGCTTTTAAATAAAATCCTTCTACATGTTAAACCAGCGTATTACAGAATTAAATATAAGCTATCGATTACAAACCCCTTAGAAAATACAGTAAGCAATGAATTTAAGGAGCTACATCATCTTGTAAGGAAATCTATGAAACCATTAGAACAGCTTATTGGAGGAAATATTCCGGAGAGCGAATCCACTTATTTTACAATGCTTATCGGCGGTTGGCTTTCTAGACAGGGGGATAGCCTCCAAAAGAAAATTAAAGCTCTCGTTGTTTGTCCGAAGGGTATTTGTGTATCAAGATTACTCGAAAGTACCTTGCGAGAATTGTTTCCAGAGTTTGTATTTATTGATGCTTTGTCCGTCCGAGAATTTCATGTTTATACACTTGATTATGATCTTGTCTTTACTACCACTTTTCTACAAACGAATCGTAAACAAATCCTTGTTAAAACGTTTCTGGAAAGAGAAGAAAAATATCGGTTACGAAAACAGGTAATGCAGGAGCTAAACGGCTACACACCATCGGTTATGAATGTGTATCACGTAATCGATATTATTGAAAAACATGCGACCATTGAAAGTCGAGAGCAGCTACAAAAGGAGCTTGAATCACATTTTCGCCTAGATCATACACCACATTTGGCGAAACCTATGGAGTTACCGAAGAGAAATTTAAATGAGCTTATCGTACCTGAAACTATCACCTTAGAAAAAAGAATGAAATCGTGGCAGGAAGCACTTCAAATTTGCTCAAGACCTTTAGTTGAGAGTGGTAGTGTTACACCCTCTTATGTAGAGGAAATGCTTCGGTTGTACGACAACGAAGACCCTTATATTATTATCGGGAACAATATAGCTATACCTCACGCAGATCCTGAAAGTGGTGTAAACGAGGTTAGTATGAGTCTTCTTAGGCTAGAAGAACCTGTTCAATACAATGAATATTCAGTCCAAATCATTATTACAATTGCTGCTTTAGATAAGCACCAGCATTTAAGAGCATTGATGCAACTTATGAAGCTAGCTAGTAATCAGGAGGATACTATGAGGCTGATCGAATCAAAGTCGTCAGATGAACTTCTCCAGGTGATTTCGAAGTACTCAGCTGTCTAA
- a CDS encoding galactitol-1-phosphate 5-dehydrogenase, protein MKAAVLYSENYFVYKEVDISPCQEDEVKIKVMAAGICGSDTHKMTSKWKYDLPAIMGHEFSGVIVEKGSAVSHLTLGERVVGIPFLPCHSCEYCKRGQFSLCEDYGMIGSKSPGAFAEYVNIKATNVLPVGNMRFEEAAMIEPLAVALHGVLNISPRIGDVVAVFGVGTIGILVIEWLKVSGVQEIIAIDISEEKLHYAKSIGCKRTINPLKEDLAIKIKEYTNGLGVDIALECAGSKITQEQCLLVIRKQGKVGYLGIAYSDVLLSEQAFENIFRRELTLKGFWNSYSAPFPGEEWTKSIEFLLQKRIQIQDLISHRFNLEETQKAFNMIINREEPFNKVLILPNGQEAIDQEETTKHCFVK, encoded by the coding sequence ATGAAAGCAGCAGTTCTTTATTCTGAAAATTATTTTGTATACAAAGAAGTTGATATTTCGCCTTGTCAAGAAGATGAAGTGAAAATAAAAGTAATGGCTGCGGGTATTTGTGGGTCAGACACACATAAAATGACAAGCAAATGGAAGTATGATCTTCCAGCTATCATGGGTCATGAATTCTCTGGTGTTATTGTAGAAAAAGGTAGTGCCGTTAGTCATTTAACTCTTGGGGAGAGAGTAGTTGGTATCCCCTTTCTACCATGCCATTCTTGTGAATATTGCAAAAGAGGGCAATTTTCATTATGTGAAGATTATGGAATGATTGGTTCTAAGTCTCCAGGTGCATTTGCCGAATATGTCAATATAAAAGCTACCAATGTTCTTCCGGTAGGGAATATGAGATTTGAAGAGGCGGCCATGATAGAACCATTAGCTGTAGCCCTACATGGTGTTTTGAATATTTCTCCGCGTATAGGTGATGTGGTGGCGGTATTTGGTGTTGGGACGATTGGAATACTCGTCATTGAATGGCTAAAAGTATCTGGTGTACAAGAAATCATTGCTATCGATATTTCGGAAGAGAAACTACATTACGCTAAGTCAATCGGTTGTAAACGTACCATCAATCCATTAAAAGAAGATTTAGCTATAAAAATAAAAGAATACACAAACGGTCTTGGAGTGGATATCGCCTTAGAATGTGCCGGATCAAAAATTACGCAGGAACAATGCTTGCTTGTTATAAGAAAACAGGGGAAAGTTGGTTATCTAGGAATTGCTTATTCAGATGTTTTACTTTCGGAACAAGCATTTGAAAATATTTTTCGAAGAGAACTTACCTTAAAGGGCTTTTGGAATTCTTATTCTGCACCATTTCCTGGTGAGGAATGGACAAAAAGTATTGAGTTTCTTTTACAGAAAAGAATTCAAATACAAGATCTTATATCTCACCGCTTTAATTTAGAGGAAACTCAAAAAGCATTCAATATGATCATAAATCGAGAAGAACCATTTAATAAGGTGTTAATTTTACCCAATGGGCAAGAAGCCATTGATCAAGAAGAGACGACTAAACATTGTTTTGTGAAGTAA
- a CDS encoding methyl-accepting chemotaxis protein: MDRIQYMQERNKLVTILLWICFALGLASNFAANVSTKGIVTFAIVGFTLVSIITALTVTKKFTLHIHYIVAVGIAILIFFMVSSSPKLSSYLMIYFALAVVMIYNQVGSMAITGVIGLALSNYFFFKFNEQMFYGADVSILISLNVINIVTLIMFLTQARLTSKLTQKMEADGVELKQGKEQVDELLEKVKESVGVLQNFSHSFKRNIEKTNQISVELTSAFSEISKGMETQASSVTGMNETMQLSGDMIRRVVTSAQTLHKISLETEHTSQVGTKKIHTLETEMKDVYDSVENTSQLMKELNDQTQQIGAIVLKIREVTDQTNLLALNAAIEAARAGEAGKGFAVVAGEVRKLAETSQASTHEIEAILDGIQRKTVQVTGQVQGGQLAVEKGLEMTKQTSQTFQSMLASSKQGLQQAEEVEKSLVHFSKNSEAVIDEISSLSSVSEQSSAAVEEVLASVEEQSHQITQVVESFKELETLTEQLATLVVRN; the protein is encoded by the coding sequence ATGGACAGAATTCAATACATGCAGGAAAGAAACAAGCTGGTCACCATTTTACTATGGATCTGCTTTGCCTTAGGGCTTGCTAGTAACTTTGCTGCAAACGTTAGCACAAAGGGAATTGTTACGTTTGCCATTGTCGGTTTTACACTCGTTTCCATAATTACGGCATTAACCGTAACGAAAAAGTTTACACTACATATTCATTACATTGTAGCTGTTGGGATCGCGATTCTTATTTTCTTTATGGTTTCTAGTTCTCCGAAGCTATCAAGCTACTTAATGATCTATTTTGCTCTAGCAGTTGTCATGATTTATAACCAAGTGGGGTCAATGGCCATAACGGGCGTGATTGGTCTAGCTCTAAGCAATTATTTCTTTTTTAAATTTAATGAGCAAATGTTTTACGGAGCCGACGTTTCCATCTTAATCTCATTGAATGTCATCAATATAGTAACGTTAATCATGTTCCTTACACAGGCACGACTTACTTCAAAACTAACCCAAAAGATGGAAGCCGACGGAGTCGAGTTAAAGCAAGGAAAAGAACAGGTTGATGAATTGCTAGAAAAAGTAAAAGAATCGGTAGGAGTACTGCAAAACTTCAGTCATTCTTTTAAAAGAAATATTGAGAAAACAAATCAAATTTCTGTTGAGCTGACTTCAGCCTTCTCTGAAATATCAAAAGGAATGGAGACTCAAGCAAGCTCCGTGACCGGGATGAATGAGACGATGCAATTGTCAGGAGATATGATTCGTAGGGTTGTGACATCCGCTCAAACGCTCCACAAAATCTCGCTTGAAACAGAGCACACATCTCAAGTAGGGACGAAAAAGATTCACACGCTCGAAACGGAAATGAAAGATGTATATGACTCAGTCGAAAATACAAGTCAATTGATGAAAGAGCTAAACGATCAAACCCAGCAAATCGGGGCGATTGTTTTAAAAATTAGAGAAGTAACTGATCAAACCAATCTCCTCGCATTAAACGCAGCGATCGAAGCAGCACGCGCGGGAGAGGCTGGTAAGGGATTTGCAGTGGTAGCTGGGGAAGTTCGTAAGCTTGCAGAAACCTCTCAAGCATCCACACATGAAATCGAAGCCATCCTAGATGGAATCCAAAGAAAGACGGTGCAAGTAACGGGCCAAGTACAAGGTGGTCAGCTTGCAGTTGAAAAAGGATTAGAAATGACCAAGCAAACGAGTCAAACGTTCCAGTCCATGCTCGCCTCATCCAAGCAAGGACTTCAGCAAGCAGAAGAAGTGGAAAAAAGTCTCGTTCATTTCTCTAAAAACTCTGAAGCGGTTATCGACGAAATCTCTTCGCTATCCAGTGTTTCCGAGCAGTCGAGTGCGGCAGTAGAAGAAGTACTAGCAAGCGTCGAAGAACAATCCCACCAAATCACCCAAGTGGTCGAGTCATTCAAAGAATTAGAAACCTTAACCGAACAGCTCGCCACACTCGTTGTCCGGAATTAA
- a CDS encoding PTS sugar transporter subunit IIB, with translation MKKKTILVACGAGIATSTVVNEAIIEMCSANNIQANLIQCKITEVSGYLDSADLLVTTTITGKDYPFPVINARAFLTGIGLDDVKQQILEEIKK, from the coding sequence ATGAAGAAAAAGACAATTTTAGTAGCATGTGGTGCAGGTATTGCAACTTCTACAGTGGTAAATGAGGCAATTATCGAAATGTGTAGTGCAAACAACATCCAGGCTAACTTAATTCAGTGCAAAATAACTGAGGTATCAGGATATTTAGATTCTGCTGACTTACTTGTGACAACAACTATAACTGGTAAGGATTACCCATTCCCAGTCATCAACGCAAGAGCTTTCTTAACAGGAATTGGATTAGATGATGTGAAGCAGCAGATTCTTGAGGAGATTAAAAAATGA
- a CDS encoding PDZ domain-containing protein yields MVLEWLLEMAWGFAKLLIHPVFYFTFLLAAFLGVSRVKRERSHFHVRAENAYFELRQLLPLGLLLGFGLSIIMITAGVVIPLAAILFIAAITIILSIRVRLLSSVYTVGLTFFTIFFTAGKDWSIPLFPDLFSSLKDKLYPSITVLLALLVIAEGILILKNGKKGTSPKLMTSKRGQRVGVHELKRVWMLPLLLLIPGDALQQLPFEWWPVFNVGGEGYGLLLVPFALGHYQHIQGALPTQAVTHVGKQIMAHGFVLTAIAIASYWLPILSLAVVAIGILGREVIYFSQKTKEESGPFYFSKRNQGVMILGVLPHSPAQKMQLSVGEIVSKVNGTIVHNEAEVYEALQRNRAHCKLEVLDVNGQVRFVQRALYEGDHHELGILFVQDEKKWGTEAV; encoded by the coding sequence TTGGTTCTAGAGTGGCTATTAGAAATGGCTTGGGGATTCGCAAAACTATTAATACATCCAGTGTTTTACTTCACATTCCTACTCGCGGCATTTTTAGGAGTTTCTCGAGTAAAGAGAGAGCGAAGTCATTTTCACGTTCGCGCCGAAAATGCCTACTTTGAGCTTCGGCAGTTACTACCGCTCGGACTATTGCTCGGATTCGGACTGTCGATCATCATGATCACAGCGGGAGTGGTCATTCCGCTAGCAGCTATCCTGTTTATCGCAGCAATCACGATCATCCTGAGCATTCGTGTACGCCTACTATCATCGGTATACACAGTGGGTCTCACCTTCTTCACTATCTTTTTCACTGCGGGCAAGGACTGGAGCATCCCACTTTTCCCTGATCTCTTCAGCAGTCTAAAAGACAAGCTCTACCCGTCCATCACGGTCCTTCTAGCTCTACTAGTCATTGCAGAAGGCATTCTTATTTTGAAAAATGGAAAGAAGGGGACCTCGCCTAAGCTCATGACGAGCAAGCGCGGCCAACGAGTAGGCGTTCACGAACTCAAGCGAGTATGGATGTTGCCGCTTCTTCTGTTGATCCCTGGAGATGCCCTCCAGCAGCTGCCGTTTGAATGGTGGCCAGTGTTTAATGTTGGTGGAGAAGGCTACGGACTACTACTAGTTCCGTTCGCACTTGGGCATTATCAGCATATCCAAGGAGCTCTGCCAACCCAGGCAGTCACACATGTCGGAAAGCAAATCATGGCTCATGGTTTCGTTCTAACAGCAATCGCGATCGCTTCATATTGGCTCCCGATTCTATCATTAGCGGTCGTTGCGATCGGAATCCTAGGTCGCGAGGTGATCTACTTTAGCCAAAAGACGAAGGAAGAAAGTGGTCCCTTCTATTTTTCGAAACGCAATCAAGGTGTCATGATTTTAGGCGTGCTACCACATTCTCCCGCACAAAAAATGCAGCTATCCGTTGGGGAGATTGTTTCTAAGGTAAATGGAACCATCGTGCATAACGAAGCCGAGGTCTATGAGGCACTGCAACGGAACCGTGCTCACTGTAAGCTTGAGGTGTTAGACGTCAATGGACAAGTTCGCTTTGTCCAGCGAGCTCTCTACGAAGGCGATCATCATGAGTTGGGAATCCTGTTTGTACAGGATGAGAAGAAGTGGGGAACAGAAGCGGTTTGA